The following coding sequences lie in one Rutidosis leptorrhynchoides isolate AG116_Rl617_1_P2 chromosome 6, CSIRO_AGI_Rlap_v1, whole genome shotgun sequence genomic window:
- the LOC139856020 gene encoding F-box protein At1g10780-like — MDSLPEAVVQYILSKLSNAKDVASCNCVSTNWKYSMHYIKRLYFPRSIFDHLSNSQTSDINISNMVSSIYHLEELVVYCPFTSTELALWVLHSGSSLKKLELRMDNLVDQNSINDSLLKLEFIGYARNLESLKLWGGLIVRTPTWNVFNNLKNLEIVGGKLEDSVLTEALRSTPNLTHLVLVGCEALKNVWIELVHLEQCKLDFKGSGTCSLTLMAPKIESFEVQGCGWIRVRETNCLKNLSITNNSGKIYLVDFGKLMALETLSIRGVQWCWDAISKMLQLASEVKHLYMKIEFTGDFEALLPFPEIDFVDFFKSHPKLKSFDVHGAMFAALCQKNSLKNVDSSFVIPSLEEVCITVRSPLNAEQKMNALESLVKFGKNLKKMKIRILQMKSTHSSADDFFEDICRFRFMNRKFISIE; from the exons ATGGACTCATTACCTGAAGCTGTTGTCCAATACATTTTATCGAAATTGAGTAATGCTAAAGACGTGGCTTCTTGTAATTGCGTCTCTACGAATTGGAAATACTCGATGCATTACATTAAGCGACTTTACTTTCCCCGTAGCATCTTTGACCACCTTTCGAATAGTCAAACCTCAGACATCAATATATCGAACATGGTCTCATCAATTTATCATCTTGAAGAGCTTGTCGTTTACTGCCCGTTTACTAGTACAGAGCTGGCTTTATGGGTGTTGCACTCGGGATCTTCATTAAAAAAACTCGAGCTGCGAATGGATAATCTTGTTGACCAAAATTCAATTAATGACAGTCTTTTAAAACTTGAATTCATTGGGTATGCAAGAAACTTGGAGTCATTAAAACTCTGGGGTGGGTTAATCGTGCGTACTCCGACATGGAATGTGTTCAATAACCTAAAAAATCTTGAAATCGTTGGAGGCAAATTGGAAGATTCGGTTTTGACCGAGGCTCTTCGGTCAACTCCTAACCTTACCCATCTTGTACTTGTTGGTTGTGAAGCTTTAAAGAATGTTTGGATTGAACTTGTTCACCTTGAACAGTGCAAACTCGATTTTAAAGGGTCGGGTACTTGTTCGCTCACTCTTATGGCTCCAAAGATTGAGTCTTTTGAGGTTCAAGGGTGTGGTTGGATTAGAGTTCGCGAGACGAATTGTTTAAAGAATCTTTCCATTACTAATAATTCCG GGAAAATTTACTTGGTTGATTTCGGTAAGCTAATGGCACTTGAAACATTATCGATTAGAGGTGTTCAATGGTGTTGGGATGCAATAAGTAAAATGCTTCAACTTGCAAGTGAAGTGAAACATCTTTACATGAAAATCGAATTCACCGGTGATTTTGAAGCTCTTCTTCCTTTCCCGGAAATTGACTTTGTTGACTTTTTTAAAAGTCATCCCAAGCTTAAATCTTTTGATGTCCATGGAGCAATGTTTGCAGCCCTATGCCAGAAGAACAGTCTAAAGAAC GTGGATTCTAGTTTTGTGATTCCTTCTCTTGAAGAGGTTTGTATAACTGTGCGATCGCCGTTGAACGCTGAACAGAAAATGAACGCGCTCGAGTCGTTGGTCAAGTTTGGGAAgaatttgaagaagatgaagataaggATTCTTCAGATGAAAAGTACCCACAGTAGTGCTGATGATTTTTTTGAAGATATATGCAGGTTTAGATTCATGAATCGAAAATTTATTTCAATAGAATAA